The sequence below is a genomic window from Nocardia fluminea.
TCTCGGAGTGCGACGAACATGACTCCACTCTGTTCGTCTCGCCCGGCCCCGGCATCGCACCGGCGCACGAAACACGGTCCATCCAAGGTCTGCAGGCCTTTACACCTTTCGATGGATGCCCGCCCGGTTGCCGCACATAAGCTGGTCGGCGTGCACCCATCCCCGTTGACCCCGGTGGTCACCACGCTGCGGCTCGGCCTGCATGTGCTGGTGACGGCGCTGGCGGTGGTGGTCACCGTGCGCGCGTTGCTGCCCGGCGGTGGCGGCCACGGTGCCGCGGTGGTCGCGCTGACGGTCGTGTGGTTGCTCGTGTACTTCGCCGGCACCGAGCTTCCGCGGCGCACGAGATACGACCACGGGTCCGTCGCGGTCTGGGTGTGGCTGGCCGTGCTCACCACACTGTGGCTGGTATTGCTCGCCCTCACTCCCGACGCGGTCTACCTCGCGTTCGGGTTGTTCTTCGTCTACCTGCATCTGCTGCCTCGACCGTGGAATCTGGTCGCGGTGGTACTGGCGACCACAGTGGGGGTGCTGGGTTTCGCGGCGCATCGCGGCTGGTCTGCCGGTGCGGTGGTGGGGCCGGCACTCGGCGCGGTGGTGGCGATCGGGATCGGGCTCGGATACCAGGCGCTGCATCGCGAGGCCGTCGAACGGGAGCGTCTGATCGACGAATTGCTCGGTACCAGAGCGATTCTCGCCGAACAGGAACGCACCGCGGGCAAGCTCGCCGAGCGGGAACGCCTCGCCAAGGAAATCCACGACACCGTCGCCCAGGGCCTGAGCAGTATCCAGCTGCTCCTGCACGCGGCCGAGCAGGCCGCACCGGATCATCCCGCGCTGGATCGCATTCGGCTCGCGCGGGAGACAGCCGCCGAAGATCTGGCCGAAACCCGAAGGCTCATCGACGAATTGTCGCCCGCCGCTCTGGACGGGCAGTCACTCGCCGAAGCGCTGGAACGCATCTGCCGTCGCGCGCAGTCGCCGACCCTGGCAACGCAACTGCTCGTCGAGGGCGAACCGGAGCGACTGCCGATGCCGGTCGAGGCGGCGCTGGTGCGGATCGCGCAGAGCGCGGTGGCCAATGTGGTGCAGCACGCGCGGGCCGAGCGCATGCGGGTCACCCTCACCTACGACGACACCGACGCGCACCTGGACATCGTCGACGACGGCATCGGCATCGAGCCGGATATGCTGCGCCGCCCCCGATCCGGCGCGTTCGGCCTCGCCGCCATGCGCAGCCGCGTCGAGCAGCAGGGTGGTGCGATGACGGTCGAATCCGAACCCGGCCACACCGCCGTGACGGTGAGCTTCCCGCTGGGAGCGGCATCGTGATCCGCCTGCTCCTGGCCGACGACCACGCCATCGTCCGCGCGGGTCTTCGCGCGCTCCTCGACGCCGCCGACGACATCGCCGTCGTCGGTGATGTCGCGGATGCCGATGCGGCAGTGGCCTTTTGCGCCGCCACCCCCGTCGACCTGGTCCTGATGGACCTGCGTTTCGGCGACGGCCGCTCCGGTGCTTCCGCCACCGCGGGCCTGCGCGCCCTGCCCGACCCGCCGAACGTCCTCGTCGTCACCAACTACGACACCGACGCCGACATCCTCGGCGCGATCGAAGCAGGCGCCGTCGGCTACCTCCTCAAAGACACCCCACCCACCGAACTCCTCGCGGCAGTTCGCGCCGCGGCAGCAGGCGAAAGCGTCCTCTCCCCAACAGTCGCCTCCCGCCTGATGACCCGAGTCCGCCGAGCCGGCACCACCCTGAGCCCCCGCGAAGTAGAGGTCCTGCGCCTGGTAGCCGCGGGCCTGTCCAACCGCGACATCGCCAAACAGCTGTTCCTCAGCGAAACCACCGTGAAGTCCCACCTCGTCCACATCTACGCCAAACTCGGCGTGAAGTCCCGC
It includes:
- a CDS encoding sensor histidine kinase — protein: MHPSPLTPVVTTLRLGLHVLVTALAVVVTVRALLPGGGGHGAAVVALTVVWLLVYFAGTELPRRTRYDHGSVAVWVWLAVLTTLWLVLLALTPDAVYLAFGLFFVYLHLLPRPWNLVAVVLATTVGVLGFAAHRGWSAGAVVGPALGAVVAIGIGLGYQALHREAVERERLIDELLGTRAILAEQERTAGKLAERERLAKEIHDTVAQGLSSIQLLLHAAEQAAPDHPALDRIRLARETAAEDLAETRRLIDELSPAALDGQSLAEALERICRRAQSPTLATQLLVEGEPERLPMPVEAALVRIAQSAVANVVQHARAERMRVTLTYDDTDAHLDIVDDGIGIEPDMLRRPRSGAFGLAAMRSRVEQQGGAMTVESEPGHTAVTVSFPLGAAS
- a CDS encoding LuxR C-terminal-related transcriptional regulator, encoding MIRLLLADDHAIVRAGLRALLDAADDIAVVGDVADADAAVAFCAATPVDLVLMDLRFGDGRSGASATAGLRALPDPPNVLVVTNYDTDADILGAIEAGAVGYLLKDTPPTELLAAVRAAAAGESVLSPTVASRLMTRVRRAGTTLSPREVEVLRLVAAGLSNRDIAKQLFLSETTVKSHLVHIYAKLGVKSRTSAVATARASGAI